One genomic segment of Paraburkholderia caffeinilytica includes these proteins:
- the nuoI gene encoding NADH-quinone oxidoreductase subunit NuoI, with product MTAIQNFFKTFFLTELLKGLALTGRYTFQRKITVQFPEEKTPISPRFRGLHALRRYENGEERCIACKLCEAVCPALAITIESETRADNTRRTTRYDIDLTKCIFCGFCEESCPVDSIVETHILEYHGEKRGDLYFTKDMLLAVGDRYEAEIAANKAADAPYR from the coding sequence ATGACCGCAATCCAAAACTTTTTCAAGACCTTCTTCCTGACGGAACTGCTCAAAGGCCTCGCACTGACCGGACGTTATACGTTCCAGCGCAAGATCACGGTGCAGTTTCCGGAAGAGAAAACACCGATTTCGCCGCGTTTCCGCGGCCTGCATGCGCTGCGCCGCTATGAAAACGGTGAAGAACGCTGTATCGCCTGCAAGCTGTGTGAAGCGGTGTGCCCGGCACTCGCCATCACGATCGAATCGGAAACCCGTGCGGATAACACGCGCCGCACGACGCGTTACGACATCGACCTGACCAAGTGCATCTTCTGTGGTTTCTGCGAAGAGAGCTGCCCGGTCGATTCGATCGTCGAGACGCACATTCTCGAATATCACGGTGAAAAGCGCGGCGACCTGTATTTCACGAAAGACATGCTGCTGGCGGTGGGCGATCGCTACGAAGCGGAGATCGCTGCGAACAAGGCAGCCGACGCACCGTATCGTTGA
- a CDS encoding NADH-quinone oxidoreductase subunit J codes for MEFTTVLFYIFALLLVVSGLKVITSRNPVSSALFLVLAFFNAAAIWMLLQAEFLAILLVLVYVGAVMVLFLFVVMMLDINLDVLRKDFKRFVPMATLVGAIIVIETALILWHGYGATATALRDTTAAANGMADWSNTRLIGKVIYTDYIFAFEVAGLVLLVAIIAAIALTTSHKKDSKRQNVSEQVKVRAQDRVRIVKMASEKTAATVAAEEAAAAAAAADSAPAKNS; via the coding sequence ATGGAATTCACGACCGTACTGTTCTACATCTTCGCGCTGCTCCTGGTTGTTTCAGGACTGAAGGTGATCACTTCGCGCAACCCGGTTTCGTCCGCACTGTTTCTGGTGCTGGCGTTCTTCAACGCAGCCGCGATCTGGATGCTGCTGCAGGCCGAGTTCCTTGCGATCCTGCTGGTGCTGGTGTATGTCGGCGCGGTGATGGTGCTGTTCCTGTTCGTCGTGATGATGCTGGACATCAACCTCGACGTGCTGCGCAAAGACTTCAAACGCTTCGTGCCGATGGCGACCCTCGTGGGCGCGATCATCGTGATCGAGACCGCGTTGATCCTGTGGCACGGCTACGGCGCGACCGCCACGGCGCTGCGCGACACGACAGCCGCCGCGAACGGCATGGCCGACTGGTCGAACACGCGTCTGATCGGCAAGGTCATCTACACCGATTACATCTTCGCGTTCGAAGTCGCCGGCCTCGTGTTGCTGGTGGCGATCATCGCGGCGATTGCGCTGACCACGAGCCACAAGAAAGACAGCAAGCGCCAGAACGTCAGCGAGCAGGTCAAGGTGCGTGCTCAGGACCGCGTGCGCATCGTGAAGATGGCATCTGAAAAGACCGCGGCAACCGTCGCGGCGGAAGAAGCCGCGGCAGCGGCAGCAGCAGCCGACTCGGCACCTGCTAAAAACAGCTGA
- the nuoH gene encoding NADH-quinone oxidoreductase subunit NuoH yields the protein MSLFDTINSGGTQLLGVAWPTVWALVRILVVAVVILLCVAYLILWERKLIGWMHVRLGPNRVGPAGLLQPIADVLKLLLKEVIQPAQASRWIYMIAPIMVVVPAFAVWAVIPFQAGAVLGDINAGLLYAIAISSIGVYGVILAGWASNSKYAFLGAMRAAAQMVSYEISMGFALVVVLMTSGSLNLSDIVTSQERGIFAGYGLNFLSWNWLPLLPMFVVYFISGIAETNRHPFDVVEGESEIVAGHMIDYSGMAFALFFLAEYINMIVISALAATLFLGGWSAPFGFLSFVPGIVWLVAKVFLLLSVFIWARATFPRYRYDQIMRLGWKIFIPVCVVWLIVVGFWIMSPLNIWK from the coding sequence ATGAGCTTGTTCGATACGATCAACTCGGGCGGCACCCAGCTTCTCGGTGTGGCATGGCCCACGGTGTGGGCACTGGTGCGCATCCTGGTGGTGGCCGTCGTGATCCTGCTGTGCGTGGCTTACCTGATTCTGTGGGAGCGTAAGCTGATCGGCTGGATGCACGTGCGTCTCGGCCCGAACCGCGTGGGTCCCGCAGGTTTGCTGCAGCCGATCGCCGACGTGCTGAAGCTGTTGCTGAAAGAAGTGATTCAGCCGGCTCAGGCGAGTCGCTGGATCTACATGATCGCGCCGATCATGGTGGTGGTGCCGGCCTTCGCGGTCTGGGCGGTCATTCCATTCCAGGCTGGCGCGGTTCTCGGCGACATCAACGCGGGTCTGCTCTACGCGATCGCGATTTCGTCGATCGGCGTGTACGGCGTGATTCTGGCCGGCTGGGCGTCGAACTCGAAGTACGCGTTCCTCGGCGCAATGCGCGCTGCCGCTCAGATGGTCTCGTACGAAATTTCGATGGGCTTCGCACTGGTCGTCGTGCTGATGACCTCGGGCAGCCTGAATCTGTCGGATATCGTGACTTCGCAGGAGCGCGGCATTTTCGCCGGCTACGGCCTGAACTTCCTTTCGTGGAACTGGCTGCCGCTGCTGCCGATGTTCGTCGTGTACTTCATCTCGGGCATCGCCGAAACGAACCGTCACCCGTTCGACGTGGTGGAAGGCGAGTCGGAAATCGTCGCGGGCCACATGATCGATTACTCGGGGATGGCGTTTGCGCTGTTCTTCCTCGCCGAGTACATCAACATGATCGTGATCTCGGCATTGGCTGCAACACTCTTCCTCGGCGGCTGGAGCGCACCGTTCGGCTTCCTGTCGTTTGTCCCGGGCATCGTTTGGCTCGTCGCCAAGGTCTTCTTGCTGCTGTCGGTATTCATCTGGGCGCGTGCCACGTTTCCGCGCTATCGCTATGACCAGATCATGCGTCTGGGCTGGAAAATTTTCATTCCGGTTTGCGTGGTGTGGCTCATCGTGGTCGGCTTCTGGATCATGTCGCCGTTGAATATCTGGAAATAA
- the nuoN gene encoding NADH-quinone oxidoreductase subunit NuoN, producing MQNAPMTALLPDALVMLAVVVAWLNDTFVGQAGRRTTYFIAVVSTLVAGVWFAMNAFDPQVHYFFGHMYVVDSFANVMKAVVTLGYTVSIVYSRRYLEDRALFRGDFFLLGMFSLLGQLVMISGNNFLTLYLGLELMSLSLYAVIALRREVPQSNEAAMKYYVLGALASGFLLYGISMLYGATGSLDLNEVFKAIGTSHYDPSVLLFGVIFIVAGVAFKMGAVPFHMWVPDVYQGAPTAMTLIVGGGPKVAAFAWGLRFLVMGLLPLAVEWQQMLVILAALSLIVGNITGIVQRNVKRMLAYSAISNMGFVLLGLLAGVVDQKTTGAANAYGSAMFYSIVYLITTLGTFGVVMLLARRDFEADTLEDFKGLNQRSPVFAFVMMIMMFSLAGIPPAVGFYAKLAVLQATMNAGLTWLTVLAVITSLFGAFYYLRIVKLMYFDEPQDKSPIVADTSTRALLALNGVAVLVLGVVPDPLLKACLQAIQHTLLL from the coding sequence ATGCAAAACGCCCCTATGACTGCTCTGTTGCCCGACGCACTGGTGATGCTCGCCGTTGTCGTCGCGTGGCTCAACGACACGTTCGTCGGCCAGGCCGGTCGCCGTACCACGTATTTCATCGCGGTCGTCTCGACGCTGGTTGCCGGCGTCTGGTTCGCGATGAACGCGTTCGACCCGCAAGTGCACTACTTCTTCGGTCACATGTATGTGGTGGATTCGTTCGCCAACGTGATGAAGGCGGTGGTGACGCTCGGCTACACCGTGTCGATTGTCTATTCGCGCCGCTACCTGGAAGATCGCGCTCTGTTCCGCGGTGATTTCTTCCTGTTGGGTATGTTCTCGTTGCTCGGCCAGCTCGTGATGATCTCCGGCAACAACTTCCTGACGCTGTATCTCGGTCTGGAACTGATGTCGCTGTCGCTGTACGCGGTGATCGCGCTGCGCCGCGAAGTGCCGCAGTCGAACGAAGCTGCGATGAAGTACTACGTGCTCGGCGCGCTGGCTTCCGGTTTTCTGCTGTACGGCATCTCGATGCTGTACGGTGCGACCGGTTCGCTCGACCTGAATGAAGTGTTCAAGGCGATCGGCACGAGCCACTACGATCCGAGCGTGCTGCTGTTCGGCGTGATCTTCATCGTGGCCGGCGTGGCATTCAAGATGGGTGCGGTGCCGTTCCACATGTGGGTGCCTGACGTCTATCAGGGCGCGCCGACGGCGATGACACTGATCGTCGGCGGCGGTCCGAAGGTGGCGGCATTCGCATGGGGTCTGCGCTTCCTCGTGATGGGTCTGCTGCCGCTCGCGGTCGAATGGCAGCAGATGCTGGTGATTCTGGCGGCGCTGTCGCTGATCGTCGGCAACATTACCGGTATCGTGCAGCGCAACGTCAAGCGCATGCTCGCCTATTCGGCAATCTCGAACATGGGCTTCGTGCTGCTGGGTCTTCTGGCCGGCGTGGTCGACCAGAAGACCACGGGCGCCGCAAACGCGTATGGCTCGGCGATGTTCTACAGCATCGTCTACCTGATTACGACGCTGGGCACCTTCGGCGTCGTCATGCTGCTGGCGCGCCGCGATTTCGAGGCAGATACGCTCGAAGACTTCAAGGGTCTGAATCAACGCAGCCCGGTGTTCGCGTTCGTGATGATGATCATGATGTTCTCGCTTGCCGGCATTCCGCCTGCGGTCGGTTTCTACGCGAAGCTGGCGGTGCTGCAGGCCACCATGAATGCCGGTTTGACCTGGCTCACGGTGCTGGCTGTGATCACATCGCTGTTTGGTGCGTTCTACTACCTGCGTATCGTCAAGCTGATGTATTTCGACGAGCCGCAGGACAAGTCGCCGATCGTCGCGGACACCAGCACGCGAGCATTGCTGGCGCTCAACGGTGTTGCCGTGCTGGTGCTTGGCGTCGTGCCGGATCCGCTGCTGAAGGCCTGCTTGCAGGCGATCCAGCATACGCTGCTGCTCTGA
- the nuoL gene encoding NADH-quinone oxidoreductase subunit L, with protein MSTTLNENLLLAIPLAPLAGSLIAGLFGKAVGRAGAHSVTILGVAVSFILSAIVFFQVMDGASFNATVYEWMTIGKTKFEIGFLVDSLTAMMMCVVTFVSLMVHIYTIGYMADDDGYQRFFSYIALFTFSMLMLVMSNNFLQLFFGWEAVGLVSYLLIGFYFTRESAIYANMKAFLVNRVGDFGFLLGIGLLFAFAGSMNYGDVFAKRTELAALSFPGTDWGLLTVACICLFIGAMGKSAQFPLHVWLPDSMEGPTPISALIHAATMVTAGIFMVARMSPLFELSESALSFITVIGAITALFMGFLGIVQNDIKRVVAYSTLSQLGYMTVALGVSAYPVAIFHLMTHAFFKALLFLGAGSVIIGMHHDQDMRNMGGLRKYMPITWITSLVGSLALIGTPFFSGFYSKDSIIDAVKLSHLPGSGFAYFAVVASVFVTALYSFRMYFMVFHGKERFRDAKHPESPMGAEAAAHGHAAHGHDAHGHGHGHDDHAHEPHETPWVVWLPLVLLAIPSIVIGAIGVAPMLFGDFFQHGVAFDKVIFIGENHPALHEMAEEFQGWASMGFHSVAGLPVWLALSGVVVAWFLYLVRPDLPAVIKRAFGPIYTLLDNKYYMDKINEVVFARGAVAIGRGLWKEGDVVVIDGIVNGSARFIGWFAGVIRFLQSGYIYHYAFAMIIGMLGLLTLFVTLGGK; from the coding sequence ATGTCAACGACACTCAATGAAAACCTGCTGCTGGCGATCCCGCTGGCACCGCTGGCCGGCTCCCTGATTGCGGGGCTGTTCGGGAAAGCGGTAGGGCGCGCCGGCGCGCACTCGGTCACGATCCTCGGCGTCGCAGTTTCCTTCATCCTCTCGGCCATCGTCTTCTTCCAGGTGATGGACGGCGCGAGCTTCAACGCGACCGTTTATGAATGGATGACGATCGGCAAGACGAAGTTCGAGATCGGCTTCCTGGTCGATTCGCTGACGGCGATGATGATGTGCGTGGTGACCTTCGTGTCGCTCATGGTGCACATCTACACGATCGGCTATATGGCCGACGACGACGGCTACCAGCGCTTCTTCTCGTACATCGCGCTGTTCACGTTCTCGATGCTGATGCTCGTGATGAGCAACAACTTCCTGCAGCTGTTCTTCGGCTGGGAAGCGGTGGGTCTGGTGTCGTACCTGCTGATCGGCTTCTACTTCACCCGTGAGAGCGCGATCTACGCGAACATGAAGGCGTTCCTCGTGAACCGCGTCGGCGATTTCGGGTTCCTGCTCGGTATCGGCCTGCTGTTCGCCTTCGCCGGTTCGATGAACTACGGCGACGTCTTTGCGAAGCGCACCGAACTCGCGGCATTGAGCTTTCCGGGCACGGACTGGGGTCTGCTGACGGTCGCCTGCATTTGCCTCTTCATCGGCGCGATGGGTAAGTCGGCGCAGTTCCCGCTGCACGTCTGGCTGCCGGATTCGATGGAAGGCCCGACGCCGATTTCCGCGCTGATTCACGCGGCAACCATGGTGACAGCCGGTATCTTCATGGTCGCGCGCATGTCGCCGCTGTTCGAACTGTCGGAAAGCGCGTTGTCGTTCATTACGGTGATCGGTGCGATTACGGCGCTCTTCATGGGCTTCCTCGGGATTGTCCAGAACGACATCAAGCGTGTGGTTGCGTACTCGACGTTGTCGCAGCTCGGCTACATGACGGTCGCGCTCGGCGTGTCGGCCTATCCTGTCGCGATTTTCCACCTGATGACGCACGCGTTCTTCAAGGCGCTGCTGTTCCTCGGCGCGGGTTCGGTGATCATCGGCATGCACCATGATCAGGACATGCGCAACATGGGCGGTCTGCGCAAGTACATGCCGATTACGTGGATTACGTCGCTGGTCGGTTCGCTGGCGCTGATCGGTACGCCGTTCTTCTCGGGCTTCTACTCGAAAGACTCGATCATCGACGCAGTGAAGCTGTCGCATCTGCCGGGTTCGGGTTTCGCCTACTTCGCGGTGGTGGCGAGCGTGTTCGTTACTGCGTTGTACTCGTTCCGTATGTACTTCATGGTGTTCCACGGCAAGGAGCGCTTCCGCGATGCGAAGCATCCGGAATCGCCGATGGGCGCTGAAGCCGCAGCTCACGGACACGCCGCACATGGTCACGACGCGCACGGCCACGGCCATGGTCACGACGACCACGCGCACGAGCCGCATGAAACCCCGTGGGTGGTATGGCTGCCGTTGGTGCTGCTGGCGATTCCGTCGATTGTGATCGGTGCGATCGGTGTCGCTCCGATGCTGTTCGGCGACTTCTTCCAGCACGGTGTGGCGTTCGACAAGGTGATCTTCATTGGCGAAAACCATCCGGCGCTGCATGAGATGGCGGAAGAATTCCAGGGCTGGGCGTCGATGGGTTTCCATTCCGTTGCCGGCTTGCCGGTGTGGCTGGCGCTCTCCGGCGTCGTGGTCGCGTGGTTCCTGTATCTGGTTCGTCCTGATCTGCCGGCTGTCATCAAGCGCGCGTTCGGTCCGATCTACACGCTGCTCGACAACAAGTACTACATGGACAAGATCAACGAAGTCGTGTTCGCGCGGGGCGCCGTGGCAATTGGCCGTGGTCTCTGGAAGGAAGGCGACGTCGTGGTTATCGACGGTATCGTCAACGGCAGCGCGCGCTTTATCGGCTGGTTTGCCGGCGTGATCCGCTTCCTCCAATCCGGCTATATCTACCACTACGCGTTTGCCATGATTATCGGCATGTTGGGGCTCCTGACCCTGTTTGTAACGCTCGGCGGCAAATAA
- a CDS encoding NADH-quinone oxidoreductase subunit M has translation MHAYPILSIAIWLPILVGLLVLAIGSDRNPAPARWIALIGSVVSFLVTIPLITGFDSSTADLQFVEKANWIERFNITYHLGVDGISMWFVVLTALITVIVVIAAWEVITKNVGQYLASFLILSGIMVGVFSAADGMLFYVFFEATLIPMYIIIGVWGGANRVYAAFKFFLYTLMGSLLMLVALLYLYIQTGTFDLATWQNTQIGMTPQILLFIAFFLAFAVKVPMWPVHTWLPDAHVEAPTGGSVVLAAIMLKLGAYGFVRFSLPIAPDASHFLAPVVITLSLIAVIYIGLVAMVQTDMKKLVAYSSIAHMGFVTLGFFIFNQLGVEGAIVQMISHGFVSGAMFLCIGVLYDRMHSRQIADYGGVVNVMPKFAALVMLFSMANCGLPGTSGFVGEFMVILAAVQYNFWIAGGAAVTLILGAAYTLWMYKRVYFGAVANDHVKDLLDINRREFFMLAVLAALTLFMGLYPKPFTDVMHVSVENLLSHVAQSKLPLPQ, from the coding sequence ATGCACGCTTATCCGATTCTCAGTATTGCGATCTGGTTACCGATCCTCGTAGGTCTCCTGGTCCTGGCTATCGGTTCCGACCGGAACCCGGCTCCGGCGCGCTGGATCGCGCTGATCGGCTCGGTCGTCAGCTTCCTCGTGACGATCCCGTTGATTACTGGTTTTGATTCGAGCACCGCCGATCTGCAGTTCGTCGAAAAGGCGAACTGGATCGAGCGCTTCAACATCACGTATCACCTGGGTGTCGACGGCATCTCGATGTGGTTTGTGGTGTTGACCGCATTGATTACGGTGATCGTCGTGATCGCCGCGTGGGAAGTCATCACGAAGAACGTGGGCCAGTACCTCGCTTCGTTCCTGATCCTGTCCGGCATCATGGTCGGCGTGTTCAGCGCAGCGGACGGCATGCTGTTCTATGTGTTCTTCGAGGCGACGCTGATTCCGATGTACATCATCATCGGCGTGTGGGGCGGGGCGAACCGTGTGTATGCGGCGTTCAAGTTCTTCCTGTACACGCTGATGGGCTCGCTGCTGATGCTGGTTGCGTTGCTGTACCTGTACATTCAGACCGGCACGTTCGATCTGGCGACGTGGCAGAACACGCAGATCGGCATGACGCCGCAGATATTGCTGTTCATAGCGTTCTTCCTGGCCTTTGCCGTGAAGGTGCCGATGTGGCCGGTTCACACGTGGTTGCCTGACGCCCACGTGGAAGCGCCGACCGGCGGCTCGGTCGTGCTGGCCGCGATCATGCTGAAGCTGGGCGCCTACGGTTTCGTGCGCTTCTCGCTGCCGATCGCCCCGGACGCAAGCCACTTTCTCGCACCGGTCGTGATCACGCTGTCACTGATCGCGGTGATTTACATTGGTCTGGTCGCGATGGTGCAGACCGACATGAAGAAACTGGTCGCGTATTCGTCGATCGCGCACATGGGTTTCGTGACACTCGGTTTCTTTATCTTCAATCAGCTCGGCGTGGAAGGCGCGATCGTGCAGATGATCTCGCACGGTTTCGTGTCGGGCGCGATGTTCCTGTGCATCGGCGTGTTGTATGACCGTATGCACTCGCGTCAGATCGCCGATTACGGCGGTGTCGTCAACGTGATGCCGAAGTTCGCGGCGCTCGTGATGCTGTTCTCGATGGCCAATTGCGGCTTGCCGGGTACGTCCGGTTTCGTCGGCGAGTTCATGGTGATTCTGGCTGCTGTCCAGTACAACTTCTGGATCGCGGGCGGAGCGGCTGTCACGCTGATTCTCGGCGCGGCCTACACGCTGTGGATGTACAAGCGCGTGTACTTCGGCGCGGTCGCCAACGATCACGTGAAGGACCTCCTCGACATCAACCGTCGCGAATTTTTCATGCTGGCAGTGCTCGCCGCACTGACGCTGTTCATGGGCCTGTATCCGAAGCCCTTTACCGATGTGATGCACGTATCCGTGGAAAACCTCCTCTCCCACGTTGCGCAGTCGAAACTGCCGTTGCCACAGTAA
- a CDS encoding DUF2818 family protein, translating to MSAAGWFIVLLALVGANLPFLNQRLFAAVPLKAAKKSAWIRIAELIVLYFVVGALGFLLEARAGNRFEQGWQFYAITFALFVVFAFPGFTFQYLVKRR from the coding sequence ATGTCGGCTGCGGGTTGGTTTATCGTGTTGTTGGCGCTGGTTGGCGCCAACCTGCCGTTTCTGAATCAGCGCCTTTTCGCCGCCGTGCCGCTGAAAGCGGCGAAGAAGAGCGCCTGGATCCGGATTGCCGAACTGATCGTGCTGTACTTCGTGGTCGGCGCGCTCGGCTTTCTGCTGGAAGCGCGCGCGGGTAACCGCTTCGAACAGGGGTGGCAGTTCTACGCGATCACGTTCGCGCTGTTCGTCGTGTTCGCATTTCCCGGCTTTACTTTCCAGTATCTCGTCAAACGTCGCTGA
- the nuoK gene encoding NADH-quinone oxidoreductase subunit NuoK → MLTLAHYLVLGAILFAISVVGIFLNRRNVIIILMAIELMLLAVNTNFVAFSHYLGDVHGQIFVFFVLTVAAAEAAIGLAILVTLFRSLDTINVEDLDQLKG, encoded by the coding sequence ATGTTGACCCTTGCTCATTACCTTGTCCTCGGCGCGATCCTGTTTGCGATCAGCGTCGTGGGCATTTTCCTGAACCGTCGCAACGTCATCATCATCCTGATGGCGATCGAACTGATGCTGCTGGCGGTGAACACCAATTTCGTCGCGTTCTCGCATTACCTCGGCGACGTGCATGGCCAGATCTTCGTTTTCTTCGTGCTGACGGTTGCAGCAGCTGAAGCGGCGATCGGCCTCGCAATTCTGGTGACCCTGTTCCGTAGCCTCGACACGATCAATGTCGAGGACCTCGATCAGCTCAAAGGTTAA
- the nuoG gene encoding NADH-quinone oxidoreductase subunit NuoG: MVELEIDGKKVEVPEGSMVIQAAHKVDTYIPHFCYHKKLSIAANCRMCLVDVEKMPKAVPACATPVSAGMIVRTKSDKAVKGQQAVMEFLLINHPLDCPICDQGGECQLQDLAVGYGKSSSRYSEEKRVVFHKNVGPLISMEEMSRCIHCTRCVRFGQEVAGVMELGMLGRGEHSEITSFVGKTVDSELSGNMIDLCPVGALTSKPFRYSARTWELSRRKSVSPHDSVGANLVVQVKNNRVMRVLPFENESINECWISDKDRFSYEGLNSPERLTQPMLKQGGKWVETDWQTALEYVVKGLKGIKGDHGANALAALGSAHSTVEELFLLKQLAQAVGTPNVDFRLRQSDFSAPVNGAPWLGTAIADLSNVDAALVIGSDLRRDHPLFAARLRQAAKSGTKLTLVQATNDDALIPQAQRVVAAPSAWLDALAGIAGAVSEANGVALPEAFAGTQPTDAGKQVAKSLATGEHRVVLLGNGAVRHPDFAAIHAAAQWIADATGATLGFLTEAANTVGAHLVNALPGEGGLNAREVFEQPRKGYVLLNVEPEFDTANPAQALAALKQAEMVVVMSPFQIGAEFADVLLPIAPFTETAGTFVNAEGTVQTFNGVVRPLGDTRPAWKVLRVLGSLLGVPGFEFDTAEEVRTAALGDGEIRSRLSNKTGVTVARGKAAKAAEGKFERIADVPIYHADALVRRAESLHLTAAARAANSVGLPAALFDKLGLKEGDAVRVRQGEQSVQLPAVRDANLAETVVRVSAATPAGAALGNLFGELVVEKA, from the coding sequence ATGGTTGAACTTGAAATAGACGGCAAGAAAGTAGAGGTGCCTGAAGGCAGCATGGTGATCCAGGCTGCGCATAAGGTCGACACGTACATTCCTCACTTCTGCTATCACAAGAAGCTGTCGATTGCGGCCAATTGCCGGATGTGTCTGGTCGATGTCGAAAAGATGCCGAAGGCCGTGCCTGCATGCGCCACGCCGGTGTCGGCGGGCATGATCGTGCGCACCAAGTCGGACAAGGCCGTGAAGGGCCAGCAAGCCGTGATGGAATTCCTGCTGATCAACCATCCGCTGGATTGCCCGATCTGCGATCAGGGTGGCGAGTGTCAGTTGCAGGATCTGGCGGTGGGTTACGGCAAGTCGTCGTCGCGCTATAGCGAAGAAAAGCGTGTCGTGTTCCACAAGAACGTCGGCCCGCTGATCTCGATGGAAGAAATGTCGCGTTGCATCCACTGCACGCGTTGCGTCCGCTTCGGCCAGGAAGTTGCCGGCGTGATGGAACTCGGCATGCTGGGCCGCGGCGAGCATTCGGAAATCACGTCGTTCGTCGGCAAGACGGTCGACTCCGAACTGTCGGGCAACATGATCGATCTGTGCCCGGTCGGCGCGCTGACCAGCAAGCCGTTCCGCTACAGCGCCCGCACGTGGGAACTGTCGCGTCGCAAATCGGTGAGCCCGCACGATTCCGTCGGCGCAAACCTCGTGGTGCAAGTGAAGAACAATCGCGTGATGCGTGTTCTGCCGTTCGAAAACGAATCCATCAACGAATGCTGGATTTCGGACAAGGACCGTTTCTCGTACGAAGGTCTGAACAGCCCGGAACGTCTCACGCAGCCGATGCTCAAGCAAGGCGGCAAGTGGGTCGAGACCGACTGGCAAACCGCGCTTGAATACGTGGTCAAGGGTCTGAAGGGCATCAAGGGCGACCACGGCGCGAACGCGCTGGCCGCGCTCGGCAGCGCTCACAGCACCGTCGAAGAACTGTTCCTGTTGAAGCAGCTGGCCCAGGCGGTCGGCACGCCTAACGTCGACTTCCGTCTGCGTCAGTCGGATTTCTCCGCGCCTGTGAACGGTGCGCCGTGGCTCGGTACGGCGATCGCCGACCTCTCGAACGTCGACGCCGCGCTGGTGATCGGTTCGGATCTGCGCCGCGATCATCCGCTGTTTGCCGCGCGTCTGCGCCAGGCTGCCAAGAGCGGCACGAAGCTCACGCTGGTGCAAGCCACCAACGACGACGCGCTGATTCCGCAAGCGCAACGCGTGGTTGCCGCGCCGTCGGCATGGCTCGACGCACTGGCTGGCATTGCGGGCGCGGTGTCGGAAGCAAACGGCGTTGCACTGCCGGAAGCCTTCGCCGGCACGCAGCCGACGGACGCCGGCAAACAGGTCGCGAAGTCGCTCGCCACCGGCGAACACCGCGTGGTGCTGCTTGGTAACGGTGCGGTGCGCCATCCGGACTTCGCCGCGATTCACGCTGCGGCGCAATGGATCGCAGACGCGACCGGCGCAACGCTGGGTTTCCTGACGGAAGCCGCCAACACGGTTGGCGCGCATCTTGTGAACGCACTGCCGGGCGAGGGCGGTTTGAACGCTCGCGAAGTGTTCGAGCAACCGCGCAAGGGTTATGTGCTGCTGAACGTCGAACCGGAATTCGACACGGCCAATCCGGCGCAGGCTTTGGCCGCGCTCAAGCAGGCTGAAATGGTCGTCGTGATGTCGCCGTTCCAGATTGGCGCCGAATTCGCTGACGTCCTGCTGCCGATTGCTCCGTTCACGGAAACGGCCGGCACGTTCGTCAACGCTGAAGGTACGGTGCAGACGTTCAACGGTGTAGTGCGTCCGCTCGGCGACACGCGTCCGGCATGGAAGGTTCTGCGCGTTCTCGGCAGCCTGCTCGGCGTGCCGGGCTTCGAATTCGACACCGCGGAAGAAGTGCGCACCGCGGCCCTTGGCGATGGCGAGATCAGGTCGCGTCTGTCGAACAAGACGGGCGTCACGGTTGCACGTGGCAAAGCAGCGAAGGCGGCGGAAGGCAAGTTCGAGCGAATCGCCGACGTGCCGATTTACCATGCCGACGCACTGGTGCGTCGTGCCGAGTCGCTGCATCTGACGGCCGCGGCGCGTGCAGCGAATTCGGTCGGTCTGCCGGCCGCGCTGTTCGACAAACTGGGTTTGAAGGAAGGCGACGCAGTGCGCGTGCGCCAGGGCGAGCAATCGGTGCAGTTGCCGGCCGTGCGCGACGCGAATCTTGCGGAGACGGTCGTCCGCGTATCGGCGGCTACGCCTGCCGGTGCAGCGCTGGGCAACCTGTTCGGTGAACTGGTGGTGGAGAAGGCGTAA